From the Deltaproteobacteria bacterium genome, the window GGTCATCTGTGTCCAATAAGGAAATTGGAAGATCGACGATGCCCGAATTGCGACAGGATCCAGCCACGAAACAATGGGTGATTATGGCCACCGAGCGGGCCAAAAGGCCGCATGACTTCAAAAAATCCGGCCCACCCGAGCCCCTGCCCGCTTACAAAGCAGACTGCCCCTTCTGTCCCGGCAATGAAAAGATGACTCCTCCTGAAATCCTG encodes:
- a CDS encoding galactose-1-phosphate uridylyltransferase, which produces MPELRQDPATKQWVIMATERAKRPHDFKKSGPPEPLPAYKADCPFCPGNEKMTPPEIL